One window from the genome of Mumia sp. ZJ1417 encodes:
- a CDS encoding aspartate kinase, producing MGIVVQKYGGSSVSDAASIKRVAQRIVATKKAGHDVVVVVSAMGDTTDELLDLAHEVSPLPDGRELDMLLTSGERIAMALLAMAIGNLGQQAQSFTGSQAGVITDSSHGKAKIIDVTPGRIRKAIEEDAVAIVAGFQGVSHESKDITTLGRGGSDTTAVALAAALEAEVCEIYTDVDGIFTADPRIVPTARRIPVISYEETLEMAANGAKVLHLRCVEYARRNNMPIHVRSSFSTKEGTWVLSAERINELLNEGEGEAPVMEQAIISGVAHDRSEAKITVVGVPDKVGEAARIFETLADAQINLDMIVQNVSAASTGLTDISFTLPRADGQTAMTALARLKDEVGYAQLQYDDGVGKISLVGAGMRTNPGISAKFFKAIADAGVNIEMISTSEIRISVVVNEQQIDDAVSAAHHAFDLDSDEVEAVIYGGTGR from the coding sequence GTGGGCATTGTCGTCCAGAAGTACGGCGGCTCGTCGGTGTCCGACGCCGCCAGCATCAAGCGCGTCGCGCAGCGCATCGTCGCCACCAAGAAGGCCGGCCACGACGTCGTCGTGGTCGTGTCCGCCATGGGTGACACGACGGACGAGCTCCTCGACCTCGCCCACGAGGTCTCACCGCTGCCGGACGGCCGCGAGCTCGACATGCTCCTGACCTCCGGCGAGCGGATCGCCATGGCGCTCCTCGCGATGGCGATCGGCAATCTCGGCCAGCAGGCACAGTCGTTCACGGGCTCACAGGCCGGCGTGATCACCGACTCGAGCCACGGCAAGGCCAAGATCATCGACGTCACACCGGGTCGCATCCGCAAGGCGATCGAGGAGGACGCCGTCGCGATCGTCGCCGGCTTCCAGGGTGTCTCTCACGAGAGCAAGGACATCACCACGCTCGGCCGCGGCGGGTCCGACACGACCGCCGTCGCGCTCGCGGCCGCCCTCGAGGCCGAGGTCTGCGAGATCTACACCGACGTCGACGGGATCTTCACCGCCGACCCTCGGATCGTCCCGACCGCACGCCGCATCCCCGTCATCTCGTACGAAGAGACGCTGGAGATGGCGGCCAACGGCGCTAAGGTCCTTCACCTGCGCTGTGTCGAGTACGCGCGGCGCAACAACATGCCGATCCACGTCCGCTCGTCGTTCTCCACCAAGGAGGGCACCTGGGTGCTGAGCGCGGAGCGGATCAACGAACTGCTGAATGAAGGTGAGGGGGAGGCCCCCGTGATGGAGCAAGCAATCATCTCCGGCGTTGCGCACGACCGCAGCGAGGCCAAGATCACCGTGGTCGGGGTCCCCGACAAGGTCGGCGAGGCCGCCCGCATCTTCGAGACGCTCGCCGACGCCCAGATCAACCTGGACATGATCGTCCAGAACGTCTCCGCGGCCTCGACCGGTCTGACCGACATCTCGTTCACGCTCCCGCGTGCCGACGGGCAGACGGCGATGACGGCGCTGGCGCGGCTCAAGGACGAGGTCGGCTACGCCCAGCTGCAGTACGACGACGGCGTCGGCAAGATCTCGCTCGTCGGAGCCGGGATGCGCACCAACCCCGGCATCTCCGCGAAGTTCTTCAAGGCGATCGCCGACGCTGGCGTCAACATCGAGATGATCTCGACCTCCGAGATCAGAATCTCGGTTGTCGTCAACGAGCAGCAGATCGATGATGCGGTGAGTGCTGCGCACCACGCGTTCGACCTGGACTCCGACGAGGTCGAGGCCGTCATCTACGGCGGCACCGGCCGCTGA
- a CDS encoding aspartate-semialdehyde dehydrogenase has translation MANGLKIGVVGATGQVGAVMRTLLEERAFPIAEIRFFASPRSAGKTLRFAGRDVVVEDAATADPTGLDIAVFSAGATMSRVQAPRFAAAGVTVIDNSSAWRKDPEVPLVVSEVNPGDIANAVKGIIANPNCTTMAAMPVLKPLHDEAGLVRVVASTYQAVSGSGLDGVEELATQAEKVVAGARALTHDGAAVDFPEPQKYVAPIAFNVLPMAGSIVDDGSFETDEEQKLRNESRKILGLPELRVSGTCVRVPVFTGHSLSLNVEFANAITPDRARDILASAPGVQLVDVPTPLQAAGADPSLVGRIRQDSSVDGNRGLVLFVSNDNLRKGAALNTIQIAELIAAR, from the coding sequence ATGGCCAACGGGCTGAAGATCGGCGTCGTCGGCGCGACCGGACAGGTCGGCGCCGTCATGCGCACGCTCCTGGAGGAGCGTGCCTTCCCGATCGCCGAGATCCGCTTCTTCGCCTCCCCGCGCTCGGCCGGCAAGACGCTGCGCTTCGCGGGGCGTGACGTCGTCGTCGAGGACGCGGCGACCGCCGACCCGACGGGCCTGGACATCGCGGTGTTCTCCGCCGGAGCCACGATGTCGCGCGTCCAGGCGCCGCGCTTCGCCGCGGCAGGCGTCACGGTCATCGACAACTCGTCCGCATGGCGCAAGGACCCCGAGGTCCCGCTGGTCGTCTCCGAGGTCAACCCGGGTGACATCGCGAACGCCGTCAAGGGCATCATCGCCAACCCCAACTGCACGACGATGGCCGCGATGCCGGTGCTCAAGCCGCTGCACGACGAGGCGGGTCTCGTCCGTGTCGTCGCCAGCACCTACCAGGCGGTCTCGGGCTCCGGCCTCGACGGCGTCGAGGAGCTCGCGACCCAGGCCGAGAAGGTCGTCGCCGGCGCTCGCGCCCTCACGCACGACGGTGCCGCGGTCGACTTTCCTGAGCCCCAGAAGTACGTCGCCCCGATCGCCTTCAACGTGCTCCCGATGGCGGGCTCGATCGTCGACGACGGCTCGTTCGAGACCGACGAGGAGCAAAAGCTCCGCAACGAGTCGCGCAAGATCCTCGGCCTCCCCGAGCTGCGCGTCTCCGGCACCTGCGTGCGCGTCCCGGTGTTCACGGGCCACTCGCTCTCGCTCAACGTCGAGTTCGCAAACGCGATCACGCCCGACCGCGCCCGCGACATCCTCGCGTCCGCTCCCGGGGTGCAGCTGGTCGACGTGCCGACGCCGCTGCAGGCCGCCGGTGCCGACCCGAGCCTGGTCGGCCGGATCCGCCAGGACTCCAGCGTCGACGGCAACCGCGGGCTCGTGCTCTTCGTGAGCAACGACAACCTCCGCAAGGGCGCGGCGCTCAACACCATCCAGATCGCCGAGCTCATCGCTGCCCGCTGA
- a CDS encoding GNAT family N-acetyltransferase, producing MALLVRERRPEDVPTLVAVLAEVHEHDRYPIVGTHVEPGWLTEPDGPAWVAEVDGEVVGQAALTTGADAVSRTALGGPGVDAVTLSRFFVAPWSRGTGAAAALLDTVETYAGGRSLGLALEVVAHNEAARRLYERRGWSPLGSYEVRWFGADGPAYEAYRFVLPVRAANF from the coding sequence GTGGCACTCCTCGTCCGCGAGCGGCGTCCCGAGGACGTCCCGACCCTGGTCGCCGTCCTCGCGGAGGTCCACGAGCACGACCGATATCCGATCGTCGGCACCCACGTCGAGCCCGGCTGGCTGACCGAGCCGGACGGCCCGGCGTGGGTCGCGGAGGTCGACGGCGAGGTCGTGGGCCAGGCGGCGCTGACGACCGGCGCCGATGCGGTGTCCCGTACGGCGCTGGGCGGGCCGGGCGTCGACGCCGTCACGTTGTCCCGGTTCTTCGTCGCGCCCTGGTCGCGCGGGACGGGCGCGGCCGCCGCACTGCTCGACACTGTCGAGACGTACGCCGGGGGCCGCAGCCTCGGGCTCGCGCTCGAGGTCGTCGCCCACAACGAGGCGGCCCGCAGGCTGTACGAGCGCCGGGGCTGGTCTCCGCTCGGGTCGTACGAGGTGCGCTGGTTCGGCGCGGACGGCCCGGCGTACGAGGCATATCGGTTCGTCCTGCCGGTGCGGGCCGCAAACTTCTAG
- a CDS encoding AAA family ATPase gives MRLLERGSALAELQTAYEDLRHGHGSVVLVQGEAGIGKTSLVRWFLAETVDPARKASGTAPARTPRRDVRLLVGSSDDLVVPRPLGAVLELAEAEPDLADALAVGADAPTAVLAAAREEPTVCVLEDVHWADEATLDVITVLARRIEELPLLLLLTFRDDEVAADHPLRRSLAAIPSSRAHRVVLAPLTVEAVGQLTGAQSDAGAVHALTGGNPFFVTEVVSGGTGRVPASVRDAVLGRFARLSEAGRASAELVSVVPGRTEGWLVEACLGDRADVADGERHGLLVVDGASVRYQHELARWAVEAELAGQRRRDLNRLVLHELAARGASDARLAHHAWIAGDADAVLRHGLAAGQRAARARSHRESVELLARALEHGHLLPPRARADALDLLSFEAYTAGRAEHAVSAREEAARVREKLGDPLRSSDTLRWLSRIRWWAGDRPGAERAGREAMDVLDGLPDSREHTKALNNLSQLAMLAQRDEDAIAYGERALAIGSAHDDREVVATARINIGTTLGRVDLEGGIDMLRQAARDAAELGMYEETCRALVNVAWNLKDERLYARASAIIDEALVVARTNELSNFSDYLYAMRALVDLATGAWDDADADVARVETALVPSLEAEALLAIRRGEPQAEALLDRAWARATTSAELQRLRPIACARAEAAWLAGDHQRVDEATATTYPLALEVGTPWDVGELAVWRFRSGLLERAPEECATPFRLEIDGDPRGAARAWKELGEPYSAALAVLASDDVDAVRDAASVLDRLGAVTGLRVARTRLRDLGVASAPRGRRASTRSNPSGLTDRQLEVLSLLVAGASNSVIAERLVVSPKTVEHHVSAVLAKLGVASRREAAEQGRLLGVADHERGGTGRQT, from the coding sequence ATGCGACTGCTGGAGCGCGGCAGCGCCTTGGCCGAGCTGCAGACGGCGTACGAGGATCTGCGGCACGGGCACGGGAGCGTTGTCCTCGTCCAGGGCGAGGCCGGCATCGGCAAGACCAGCCTGGTGCGGTGGTTCCTCGCCGAGACGGTCGACCCCGCGCGTAAGGCATCCGGCACGGCCCCCGCTCGTACGCCGCGGCGTGACGTCCGCCTGCTCGTCGGCTCGTCCGACGACCTGGTCGTCCCCCGCCCGCTCGGTGCGGTCCTGGAGCTCGCCGAGGCGGAGCCCGACCTCGCCGACGCGCTGGCCGTCGGCGCCGACGCCCCCACCGCCGTCCTCGCGGCGGCGCGCGAGGAACCGACCGTGTGCGTGCTCGAAGACGTGCACTGGGCCGACGAGGCGACGCTCGACGTCATCACCGTCCTCGCGCGTCGGATCGAGGAGCTCCCGCTGCTCCTGCTGCTCACGTTCCGCGACGACGAGGTCGCGGCGGACCATCCGCTGCGTCGATCCCTGGCGGCGATCCCTTCGTCGCGCGCGCACCGCGTCGTCCTCGCGCCGCTGACGGTGGAGGCCGTCGGACAGCTGACGGGGGCGCAGTCCGACGCCGGCGCGGTGCACGCCCTCACCGGCGGGAACCCGTTCTTCGTCACCGAGGTGGTCTCGGGCGGGACGGGCCGCGTCCCTGCCAGCGTCCGCGACGCCGTCCTCGGCCGGTTCGCCCGCCTCTCGGAGGCCGGCCGCGCTTCCGCTGAGCTGGTCAGCGTCGTCCCAGGTCGGACGGAGGGGTGGCTGGTCGAGGCCTGCCTCGGGGACCGCGCCGACGTCGCCGACGGCGAGCGCCACGGTCTCCTGGTCGTCGACGGCGCCTCCGTGCGCTACCAGCACGAGCTCGCACGGTGGGCCGTCGAGGCGGAGCTGGCCGGCCAGCGCCGCCGCGACCTCAACCGCCTCGTGCTGCACGAGCTGGCCGCGCGTGGCGCCTCCGACGCCCGGCTCGCGCACCACGCCTGGATCGCAGGCGACGCGGACGCGGTCCTGCGTCACGGGCTCGCGGCGGGCCAGCGAGCCGCGCGCGCCCGGTCCCACCGGGAGTCCGTGGAGCTGCTCGCCCGCGCCCTGGAGCACGGACACCTCCTTCCTCCGCGGGCCCGCGCCGACGCGCTCGACCTGCTCTCGTTCGAGGCCTACACTGCCGGTCGGGCCGAGCACGCGGTCAGCGCGCGCGAGGAGGCCGCCCGCGTACGGGAGAAGCTCGGTGACCCGCTCCGCTCGTCGGACACCCTGCGGTGGCTCTCGCGGATCCGTTGGTGGGCCGGAGACCGGCCGGGAGCCGAACGGGCGGGTCGCGAGGCGATGGACGTGCTCGACGGCCTGCCCGACTCCCGCGAGCACACCAAAGCCCTCAACAACCTCTCCCAGCTCGCGATGCTGGCCCAGCGGGACGAGGACGCCATCGCGTACGGCGAGCGCGCGCTCGCGATCGGGTCCGCGCACGACGACCGCGAGGTCGTGGCCACCGCGCGGATCAACATCGGCACGACGCTCGGTCGCGTCGACCTCGAGGGTGGGATCGACATGCTCCGGCAGGCGGCCCGCGACGCCGCCGAGCTCGGGATGTACGAGGAGACCTGCCGGGCGCTGGTGAACGTCGCCTGGAACCTGAAGGACGAGCGGCTGTACGCCCGGGCGAGCGCGATCATCGACGAGGCCCTCGTGGTCGCCCGGACGAACGAGCTCTCCAACTTCTCGGACTACCTGTACGCGATGCGCGCGCTGGTCGATCTGGCCACCGGTGCGTGGGACGACGCCGACGCCGACGTCGCCCGTGTCGAGACCGCACTGGTGCCCTCGCTCGAGGCGGAGGCGCTGCTCGCCATCCGGCGCGGCGAGCCGCAGGCGGAGGCGCTTCTGGACCGCGCCTGGGCCCGTGCGACCACCTCGGCGGAGCTCCAGCGGCTGCGGCCGATCGCGTGCGCCCGTGCGGAAGCGGCGTGGCTGGCTGGAGACCACCAGCGGGTCGACGAGGCGACCGCGACGACGTACCCGCTCGCCCTCGAGGTCGGGACGCCGTGGGACGTGGGCGAGCTCGCCGTCTGGCGCTTCCGCTCCGGCCTCCTCGAGCGCGCTCCTGAGGAGTGCGCGACGCCGTTCCGGCTCGAGATCGACGGCGACCCGCGGGGAGCCGCGCGGGCGTGGAAGGAGCTGGGAGAGCCCTACTCGGCTGCGCTCGCGGTCCTGGCCTCCGACGACGTCGACGCGGTCCGCGATGCGGCGTCCGTGCTGGACCGGCTCGGTGCCGTCACCGGACTGCGGGTCGCTCGGACCCGGCTGCGCGACCTCGGGGTCGCCTCGGCGCCGCGAGGCAGGCGGGCGAGCACCCGGAGCAACCCGTCAGGGCTCACCGACCGCCAGCTCGAGGTCCTGTCGCTCCTCGTCGCCGGGGCGTCCAACTCCGTGATCGCCGAAAGACTCGTCGTGTCGCCCAAGACGGTGGAGCACCACGTCAGTGCCGTCCTGGCCAAGCTCGGCGTGGCGAGCCGGCGCGAGGCGGCCGAACAGGGCCGTCTCCTGGGCGTCGCCGACCACGAACGTGGGGGGACCGGGCGGCAAACGTAG
- a CDS encoding FAD-binding oxidoreductase translates to MTTTTAPQHSERIDVPGFRGELIEPGDAAYDDARAVYNGSIDRHPRLIARATDVADVIAAVQTARELGLPVAVRGGGHNAGGLGVGDDAFVVDLSRMRAVHVDPAERVVRVEGGATWGDVDHATHPFGLAVPSGIISTTGVGGLTLGGGIGYLAREFGLTIDSLLSADVVLADGTFVTADADRHPDLFWALRGGGGNFGAVTSFTFRAHPVGDIVGGPMFFSLDRVAEVMRAWDDYLEDAPDDVTCWFGFVTVPAVDPFPAALQGQVVAALVWCINAPADRVEKALAPFRAMGPVMDGVGPMPYPALQSAFDALYPSGDQWYWRADFVDDLGDDAIDVHVTHGPTLPTPKSSMHLYPINGAAGRVGRHDTAFSHRQAKYAQVIVGVDPSPEGFEEVRTWTRGYHDALHPHSAGGAYVNMLQDDEGPDRVRGSYRDNFDRLTAVKDRYDPGNVFCLNKNVPPSTGSSA, encoded by the coding sequence ATGACCACTACCACCGCACCACAGCACAGCGAACGGATCGACGTCCCCGGGTTCCGGGGCGAGCTCATCGAGCCCGGGGACGCCGCGTACGACGACGCCCGCGCCGTCTACAACGGGAGCATCGACCGCCACCCGCGCCTGATCGCGCGCGCCACGGACGTGGCCGACGTCATCGCCGCCGTCCAGACCGCACGCGAGCTCGGCCTTCCCGTCGCCGTACGGGGAGGCGGGCACAACGCCGGCGGACTCGGCGTAGGCGACGACGCCTTCGTCGTCGATCTGTCGCGGATGCGCGCGGTCCACGTGGATCCGGCCGAACGGGTCGTCCGCGTCGAGGGCGGGGCCACCTGGGGCGACGTCGATCACGCGACGCACCCCTTCGGCCTCGCCGTGCCCAGCGGGATCATCTCCACCACGGGCGTCGGCGGACTCACGCTCGGCGGCGGGATCGGCTACCTGGCCCGTGAGTTCGGACTCACGATCGACAGCCTCCTGTCCGCCGACGTCGTCCTCGCCGACGGAACCTTCGTGACCGCCGACGCCGACCGGCACCCCGACCTGTTCTGGGCGCTGCGCGGAGGTGGCGGCAACTTCGGTGCGGTCACTTCCTTCACGTTCCGTGCCCACCCCGTCGGCGACATCGTCGGCGGGCCGATGTTCTTCTCGCTCGACCGCGTGGCCGAGGTGATGCGGGCGTGGGACGACTACCTCGAGGACGCACCTGACGACGTCACCTGCTGGTTCGGGTTCGTGACCGTACCGGCCGTCGACCCGTTCCCGGCTGCGCTCCAGGGGCAGGTCGTCGCGGCCCTGGTGTGGTGCATCAACGCACCGGCCGACCGCGTCGAGAAGGCGCTCGCACCCTTCCGGGCCATGGGGCCCGTGATGGACGGGGTCGGCCCGATGCCGTACCCCGCGCTGCAGAGCGCGTTCGACGCGCTCTATCCCTCGGGTGACCAGTGGTACTGGCGCGCTGACTTCGTCGACGACCTCGGTGACGACGCGATCGACGTGCACGTCACGCACGGGCCCACCCTCCCGACGCCGAAGTCGTCGATGCACCTGTATCCGATCAACGGCGCTGCCGGCAGGGTCGGACGTCACGACACCGCCTTCAGCCACCGGCAGGCGAAGTATGCCCAGGTGATCGTGGGCGTCGACCCCTCGCCGGAGGGGTTCGAGGAGGTTCGGACGTGGACCCGCGGTTACCACGACGCGCTCCACCCGCACTCCGCCGGCGGCGCGTACGTCAACATGCTGCAGGACGACGAGGGGCCCGACCGGGTGCGGGGGAGCTATCGCGACAACTTCGACCGGCTCACCGCGGTGAAGGACCGGTACGACCCGGGCAACGTGTTCTGCCTCAACAAGAACGTGCCACCGAGCACGGGGAGCAGTGCCTGA
- a CDS encoding DUF1707 domain-containing protein, which produces MSSLDPSQVWTRFTRDPRDPSATALRAGDADRAVLADVLGEAFSDGRLDRLEYDERSDAAVRVRTYGEFLPLLQDLVPTSGAAAPPVRRAPAGDLERRAVAAYERKRRDAWVEAVTITLICVGIWGAISLAGGWNPHFPWPLIVAAVTFADAIDKTFSRDKYLGKEREKLEKRDRKEQRKQLPES; this is translated from the coding sequence GTGAGTTCGCTCGATCCGTCCCAGGTCTGGACCCGGTTCACCCGCGATCCTCGTGACCCGTCCGCGACAGCGCTGCGCGCCGGCGACGCCGACCGCGCCGTGCTCGCGGACGTGCTGGGCGAGGCGTTCTCGGACGGGCGGCTCGATCGTCTGGAGTACGACGAGCGCAGCGACGCCGCCGTACGGGTCCGGACGTATGGCGAGTTCCTGCCGCTGCTGCAGGATCTCGTCCCGACCAGCGGTGCGGCCGCTCCTCCCGTACGCCGTGCGCCCGCGGGCGACCTCGAGCGGCGCGCCGTCGCCGCGTACGAGCGCAAGCGCCGCGACGCGTGGGTCGAGGCCGTCACGATCACGCTGATCTGCGTCGGCATCTGGGGTGCGATCAGCCTGGCCGGCGGGTGGAACCCGCACTTCCCGTGGCCGCTGATCGTGGCCGCGGTGACGTTCGCCGACGCGATCGACAAGACGTTCAGCCGTGACAAGTACCTCGGCAAGGAGCGCGAGAAGCTCGAGAAGCGCGACCGCAAGGAGCAGCGCAAGCAGCTGCCCGAGTCCTGA
- a CDS encoding histidine kinase, producing MSDLVAPAALPDPAPTPADGAPRTARAVVLAAWVLGISAIVVYALTTPRIGADSLFLFVDASVALVYGAVAGVLLTRRQHPVAWLLAVAAIGGGMAAFGGAYRGAEAVWGWPSLPWVVSWFSWAWVPGTIALFIVVPWLMRDRALGPWSRVGLALGVVTTLALTVQRMVFPMSDPRVLLGVVVVLGLITAAAVAWRAQHEPVVRDRVALGWLTLGVAVMALSFVPLLWYAIPPWTMAVLHLVCQVLFSGAILVVVLRQQLWGIDLAVSRALVAGILAVLLVGAYVVAVLGVQEAVGDTQTSQVAAAVVVVLAAPFLRQWAGRRVGSLVYGEALEPHRAVSAMGAGFASDDERALLDVLVAQLASSMRLQSVALTSGGATVASYGVPSSNVLELPVVHRGQEIGVLVVTAPPGEWLGARTVKAVEDLSDLLAAGLALTLALREADAARERLTNARLQERKVIRRELHDGLGPWLAGLRLGMQGVRNAVRPDPDLAESLLDSLSGELDQRIADVRTLSHSLLPPAIEQLGLAAALQELAARWEQTGMRVRLRCAPLPTLSAPVAAAAYAIVSESVTNATKHSGVDTCAVTVEVDHGVLRVECTDDGAGLAPGAREGVGLRAMAERASELGGEVVVGTHGTRGTRVSALIPLEPAGVTAGGVA from the coding sequence ATGAGCGATCTCGTGGCGCCCGCCGCCCTGCCGGACCCCGCTCCGACACCCGCAGACGGTGCCCCGCGGACCGCCCGCGCGGTGGTCCTCGCGGCGTGGGTGCTCGGCATCAGCGCGATCGTCGTCTATGCGCTCACGACCCCGAGGATCGGGGCAGACTCGCTGTTCCTCTTCGTCGACGCCAGCGTCGCGCTCGTGTACGGAGCGGTCGCGGGGGTGCTGCTGACGCGGCGGCAGCACCCGGTCGCCTGGCTCTTGGCGGTGGCCGCGATCGGTGGCGGCATGGCGGCCTTCGGTGGCGCCTACCGTGGCGCGGAGGCGGTGTGGGGGTGGCCGTCGCTGCCGTGGGTGGTGTCGTGGTTCAGCTGGGCGTGGGTCCCGGGCACGATCGCGCTCTTCATCGTCGTGCCGTGGCTGATGCGCGACCGCGCGCTCGGGCCGTGGTCACGGGTCGGCCTCGCGCTAGGTGTCGTCACCACGCTGGCGCTGACGGTCCAGCGGATGGTGTTCCCGATGTCCGACCCACGGGTGCTGCTCGGCGTGGTGGTCGTCCTCGGGCTGATCACCGCCGCAGCGGTCGCCTGGCGGGCCCAGCACGAGCCCGTCGTCCGCGACCGGGTCGCGCTCGGCTGGCTCACCCTCGGCGTCGCGGTGATGGCGCTCTCGTTCGTGCCGCTGCTCTGGTACGCGATCCCGCCGTGGACGATGGCCGTCCTGCACCTGGTGTGCCAGGTGCTGTTCTCGGGGGCGATCCTCGTCGTGGTCCTGCGCCAGCAGCTGTGGGGCATCGACCTCGCGGTGAGCCGCGCGCTGGTCGCCGGCATCCTCGCGGTCCTGCTCGTCGGCGCGTACGTCGTCGCAGTGCTCGGCGTGCAGGAGGCGGTCGGTGACACCCAGACCAGCCAGGTCGCGGCCGCGGTCGTGGTCGTGCTGGCGGCGCCGTTCCTGCGGCAGTGGGCAGGCCGCCGGGTCGGCTCGCTCGTCTACGGCGAGGCGCTGGAGCCGCACCGCGCGGTGAGCGCGATGGGTGCGGGCTTCGCCAGCGACGACGAGCGTGCACTGCTCGACGTGCTCGTCGCGCAGCTCGCCTCGTCGATGCGGCTGCAGTCGGTGGCACTGACGAGCGGTGGCGCGACGGTGGCCTCGTACGGGGTCCCGTCGTCCAACGTGCTCGAGCTCCCGGTGGTCCACCGCGGTCAGGAGATCGGGGTCCTGGTTGTGACCGCTCCCCCTGGGGAGTGGCTCGGAGCCCGTACGGTCAAGGCCGTCGAGGACCTCAGCGACCTCCTCGCCGCGGGCCTCGCGCTGACCCTCGCGCTACGCGAGGCCGATGCGGCGCGTGAGCGGCTCACCAACGCGCGGCTGCAGGAGCGCAAGGTCATCCGCCGCGAGCTCCACGACGGGCTCGGCCCGTGGCTCGCGGGGCTGCGGCTCGGCATGCAGGGTGTCCGCAACGCGGTCCGCCCGGATCCAGACCTCGCCGAGTCGCTGCTCGACAGCCTCAGCGGCGAGCTCGACCAGCGCATCGCCGACGTCCGTACGCTCTCCCACAGCCTCCTCCCGCCGGCGATCGAGCAGCTCGGGCTCGCGGCGGCGCTCCAGGAGCTGGCAGCGCGCTGGGAGCAGACCGGCATGCGCGTACGACTGCGGTGTGCGCCGTTGCCCACGCTCTCCGCCCCGGTGGCCGCCGCCGCGTACGCGATCGTGAGCGAGTCGGTGACCAACGCGACCAAGCACAGCGGGGTGGACACCTGCGCGGTCACCGTCGAGGTCGACCACGGGGTGCTTCGCGTCGAGTGCACCGACGACGGGGCCGGCCTCGCGCCCGGAGCACGCGAAGGCGTTGGCCTCCGTGCGATGGCCGAGCGGGCCAGCGAGCTCGGCGGCGAGGTCGTCGTCGGCACCCATGGGACGCGCGGCACGCGGGTGAGCGCGCTGATCCCGCTGGAGCCCGCCGGGGTGACGGCCGGAGGTGTCGCATGA
- a CDS encoding response regulator transcription factor — protein MSTPIRVVVVDDHPVFRMGMAGLLRSLDGLDLVGQADGPAQAREVIDAEVDVVLMDLDLAGESGVVLTRELLATYPDLKILVVTMHEDDVSVLAAMRAGARGYLLKSAAPEQLERAVRSVALGDLIMGQGVAERALSYVASTPGGASGGPRPFPELTDRELEVLDLVARGMGNAAIARALTLSEKTVRNHVSHLLTKLGVRDRAGAVAAARDAGLGAGV, from the coding sequence ATGAGCACACCGATCCGCGTCGTGGTCGTCGACGACCACCCGGTGTTCCGGATGGGGATGGCCGGGCTGCTCCGCTCGCTCGACGGGCTCGACCTCGTCGGGCAGGCCGACGGGCCGGCGCAGGCACGCGAGGTGATCGACGCCGAGGTCGATGTCGTCCTCATGGACCTCGATCTCGCCGGGGAGTCGGGCGTCGTGCTCACCCGCGAGCTCCTCGCGACGTACCCGGACCTCAAGATCCTCGTCGTCACCATGCACGAGGACGACGTCTCCGTCCTGGCCGCGATGCGTGCGGGCGCGCGGGGCTATCTGCTGAAGTCGGCGGCGCCCGAGCAGCTCGAGAGGGCCGTACGCTCGGTGGCGCTCGGCGACCTCATCATGGGCCAAGGTGTCGCCGAGCGTGCCCTGTCGTACGTGGCGTCCACCCCGGGCGGGGCCTCAGGTGGTCCGAGGCCGTTCCCCGAGCTGACCGACCGCGAGCTCGAGGTGCTCGACCTCGTCGCGCGCGGCATGGGCAACGCAGCGATCGCGCGGGCGCTGACGCTCAGCGAGAAGACGGTGCGCAACCACGTCTCCCACCTGCTCACGAAGCTCGGCGTGCGCGATCGCGCCGGTGCGGTGGCGGCGGCACGCGACGCGGGGCTCGGCGCCGGGGTCTGA
- a CDS encoding glycerophosphodiester phosphodiesterase family protein, whose translation MNEPITTMRRPRVVAHRGASAVAPENTLAAVAAAVTKGADAVEVDVQSTRDGVPIIVHDATLARTTDVARHLPRRANDPVPSFTYDEVRRLDAGSWFGPGHAGEPVPTLEQVLDTLRASGVGLLLEIKNPGSQPHLVAQVAEVLRCFSPGVAVTVQSFDAEALRAFGRLMPAVPRGLLVRHTPRNPALEAWVSAVNPWHGAVTSAYVRRAQLAGLETYVWTANSRAAIRRAADAGVEGIITDRPSRALAVLRRAAQVEASA comes from the coding sequence ATGAACGAGCCGATCACCACGATGCGCCGGCCACGGGTCGTCGCGCACCGGGGCGCCAGCGCGGTCGCGCCGGAGAACACGCTCGCCGCGGTCGCCGCAGCGGTCACGAAGGGCGCCGATGCCGTCGAGGTCGACGTGCAGTCCACACGCGACGGGGTGCCCATCATCGTCCACGACGCGACGCTCGCGCGCACCACCGACGTCGCCCGACACCTCCCGCGCCGCGCGAACGACCCCGTCCCGTCCTTCACCTACGACGAGGTTCGGCGCCTGGACGCCGGGTCCTGGTTCGGGCCCGGACACGCCGGCGAACCCGTGCCCACCCTGGAGCAGGTCCTCGACACCCTGCGGGCGAGCGGGGTGGGGCTGCTCCTCGAGATCAAGAACCCCGGCTCGCAGCCCCACCTCGTCGCCCAGGTCGCCGAGGTGCTGCGCTGCTTCTCGCCCGGCGTCGCAGTGACGGTGCAGAGCTTCGATGCCGAGGCACTCCGGGCGTTCGGGCGGCTGATGCCCGCCGTGCCGCGCGGCCTGCTCGTCCGCCACACCCCGCGCAACCCCGCGCTCGAGGCGTGGGTGTCGGCGGTGAACCCGTGGCACGGCGCGGTCACCTCCGCATACGTGCGCCGCGCCCAGCTCGCCGGGCTCGAGACGTACGTGTGGACCGCGAACTCCCGCGCCGCGATCCGCCGCGCGGCCGACGCCGGCGTCGAGGGGATCATCACCGACCGTCCCAGCCGCGCGCTCGCCGTCCTTCGCCGCGCCGCCCAGGTCGAGGCGTCCGCGTGA